From the genome of Halobacteriovorax marinus SJ:
TTTTCACTATGTAACTTTAAGAGTTCTTCTCTACTCTCTATCCTTTTACTTTGATCAGATATATATGATGCGATTTGACTCTCTCTAGCACGTCCTTCAAAGTATTTCTTTGATTGCTCAAGAGTAGTTCTGCTGACATTACCTTTTACGCGAACTTGTCTAGCAAAGTTCTTCCAAAAGAATGCCATTGAGGCCCTAGGATTTTCCTCTAATTGCTCTGCCTTAGGACTATTATAATTTGTATAGAATGAGAATCCTCCATCTACAATACCTTTAAAGAGTAAGTAGCGAACACTCACATCCCCCTTTGAGTCAGAGGTAGCCAGAGAAAAAGCATCGGCGTAAGTATCAAGCTCTTTTGCC
Proteins encoded in this window:
- the pdxH gene encoding pyridoxamine 5'-phosphate oxidase, which translates into the protein MENLSKFDISNDPIETFENWFNKAKELDTYADAFSLATSDSKGDVSVRYLLFKGIVDGGFSFYTNYNSPKAEQLEENPRASMAFFWKNFARQVRVKGNVSRTTLEQSKKYFEGRARESQIASYISDQSKRIESREELLKLHSEKVSELEGKDIPYPSNWGGYVIDPTEIEFFIYGEFRLNDRILFKRNSNNAWDIERLQP